One Megalobrama amblycephala isolate DHTTF-2021 unplaced genomic scaffold, ASM1881202v1 scaffold338, whole genome shotgun sequence DNA segment encodes these proteins:
- the LOC125261152 gene encoding uncharacterized protein LOC125261152 isoform X1 encodes MFPDEAKELVDGLRELLASGGFEIRQWACNMPNVIEHLPKEARSDSTELWLSHDKVEPQESTLGLRWNYDSDILGYKHRPVPKTTPTMRHIYKVTASQYDPLGFILPFTTRAKILIQQLWNKQRDWDDPMLPTDLLKAWNEWENELPSLSEVSLPRCYVSVDMDQPKVTRQIHIFCDASEQAYGAVSYLRTEDNEGKIQLAFLIARSKVAPKRKQTIPRLELCAALIGARLAKLLETELTMEINQVVLWSDSTTVLSWLKSESCNFKVFIGTRISEMQDLTDQHEWRYVDSLRNPADDLTRGRSLKDLTSPNRWSQGPAFLLQAESEWPVMPVLKPPEDEVEKRKSVFCGITRVSNPLNPSEYSTWKDLIEATVQHSQSDPSQSSPATAEDYVMAERLIFQNIQRDSFPEEYEQLKAGKPVSNTSRLLTLSPEFDEASQLILVGGRLCRAEGLEFQTIHPVVLDPHHPATKLLIQDYDSKLCHPGTERIFAEMRRNVWILRGREAIRKFQHNCIECRKWKAKAEIPKMADLPPARLRLHKPPFFSTGMDCFGPFHIKVGRRCEKRWGIIFKCLTTRCVHIELLASLNTDSFLMALRRFISRRGTPSELLSDQGTNFQGGERELREALTNCSTELHQHLAKQKITFLFNPPNAPHFGGTWEREIRSLKNALRTVVGS; translated from the coding sequence ATGTTCCCAGACGAGGCCAAGGAATTAGTGGATGGGTTACGTGAACTTCTTGCCAGTGGTGGCTTTGAGATCCGTCAATGGGCTTGCAACATGCCAAATGTCATCGAACACCTACCTAAAGAAGCTCGTTCAGACAGCACTGAGCTTTGGCTGTCACATGACAAAGTTGAACCACAAGAATCGACCCTTGGATTGAGATGGAACTATGACTCAGACATCCTTGGATATAAACACCGGCCAGTGCCGAAAACCACACCCACTATGCGCCACATTTATAAGGTGACAGCAAGCCAGTATGATCCTCTGGGATTTATTCTGCCTTTCACCACCCGTGCAAAAATCTTGATCCAACAGCTGTGGAACAAACAAAGAGATTGGGATGATCCCATGTTACCAACAGACCTATTGAAAGCCTGGAACGAGTGGGAGAATGAGCTCCCCAGCCTTTCTGAAGTTTCGCTTCCACGTTGCTATGTCTCAGTAGATATGGACCAACCCAAAGTTACACGACAAATTCATATCTTCTGCGATGCCTCAGAACAAGCATATGGAGCTGTGTCATATCTTAGAACTGAGGACAATGAAGGAAAAATTCAACTTGCATTCCTGATTGCCAGATCCAAAGTTGCCCCAAAACGGAAACAGACTATCCCTAGACTAGAGCTGTGTGCAGCGCTTATTGGTGCTCGACTGGCAAAGCTGCTAGAAACCGAACTCACAATGGAAATAAACCAAGTGGTCCTGTGGTCTGATTCCACAACAGTCCTTTCCTGGTTGAAATCGGAGTCTTGCAACTTCAAAGTCTTCATAGGAACTAGGATTTCAGAAATGCAAGACCTTACTGATCAGCATGAATGGCGATATGTTGATTCCCTCAGAAACCCTGCAGATGACCTCACAAGGGGTCGCAGCCTAAAAGATCTTACATCGCCCAACAGATGGAGTCAAGGCCCAGCATTCTTGCTACAGGCTGAATCAGAATGGCCAGTTATGCCGGTCCTTAAACCACCTGAGGATGAAGTTGAGAAGAGAAAGAGTGTATTCTGCGGTATCACCAGAGTATCAAACCCCTTGAACCCCAGTGAGTACAGTACATGGAAGGACCTTATTGAAGCCACAGTCCAGCACAGTCAAAGTGACCCAAGTCAATCCAGTCCAGCTACAGCTGAAGACTACGTGATGGCAGAACGCCTCATCTTCCAGAATATCCAACGTGACAGTTTCCCAGAGGAATATGAACAATTGAAAGCTGGTAAGCCTGTTTCCAATACTAGCCGATTACTCACTTTATCCCCAGAGTTTGATGAGGCCAGTCAGCTTATACTCGTTGGAGGACGTCTATGTCGTGCTGAAGGTCTAGAATTCCAGACAATTCATCCAGTTGTCCTGGATCCTCACCACCCAGCAACCAAACTGCTCATACAGGACTATGACAGTAAGCTCTGCCACCCAGGAACAGAACGGATATTTGCCGAAATGAGGAGAAACGTGTGGATACTAAGAGGTCGTGAAGCAATTCGCAAGTTCCAGCACAACTGCATCGAATGTCGCAAGTGGAAGGCCAAAGCTGAGATCCCTAAAATGGCTGATCTACCTCCAGCCCGTCTAAGACTTCACAAACCTCCCTTCTTTAGCACTGGGATGGACTGTTTTGGGCCCTTCCACATTAAAGTAGGACGGCGCTGTGAAAAAAGATGGGGTATAATATTCAAGTGTTTGACCACTCGATGTGTACACATTGAGCTCCTCGCATCTTTAAACACCGATTCTTTCCTTATGGCTCTGAGGAGATTTATTTCACGTAGAGGCACCCCATCTGAACTGCTTTCTGACCAGGGCACCAATTTCCAAggtggagagagagagttaaGAGAAGCTTTAACCAACTGTAGCACAGAGCTTCATCAACATCTGGCCAAACAAAAAATCACATTCCTCTTCAACCCTCCTAATGCTCCTCACTTTGGTGGCACCTGGGAGAGGGAAATCCGATCCCTCAAAAATGCCCTACGTACAGTAGTTGGTTCATAA